The Kluyvera intermedia genome window below encodes:
- a CDS encoding response regulator: protein MQHELIDVLIVEDENELAELHAELISKHPRLRLVGIASSLADAQLQLESKRPQLMLLDNYLPDGKGITLINDPMLMRANCSAIFITAASDMDTCSQAIRNGAFDYILKPVSWKRLSQSLERFVQFAEQQRVWKIVDQQNVDSLYQLQAKNYRQDNGSKGIEENTLARVQKLFNDKVAHCFSVDEVVSETGLSKTTTRRYLEHCVEAGFLSVEMLYGKIGHPRRMYRRSAA from the coding sequence ATGCAACATGAACTTATCGATGTACTGATTGTAGAAGACGAGAACGAACTGGCTGAGTTACATGCGGAACTTATCAGTAAACATCCGCGTCTGCGGCTCGTGGGTATTGCCTCTTCATTGGCCGATGCGCAGCTACAGCTGGAGAGTAAACGACCGCAGTTGATGCTGCTGGATAACTATCTGCCGGACGGCAAAGGCATTACGCTGATTAACGATCCAATGCTCATGCGTGCCAACTGCTCGGCTATTTTTATCACCGCCGCCAGCGACATGGACACCTGTAGCCAGGCGATTCGTAACGGTGCATTTGATTACATCCTCAAACCGGTTTCATGGAAGCGGCTGAGTCAGTCGCTGGAGCGCTTCGTGCAGTTCGCCGAACAGCAACGAGTGTGGAAAATCGTCGACCAGCAGAACGTCGATTCGCTCTATCAGCTACAGGCGAAGAATTATCGTCAGGACAACGGTAGCAAAGGGATTGAAGAGAATACGCTGGCACGGGTGCAGAAACTGTTTAACGACAAGGTCGCACACTGTTTTTCGGTCGATGAAGTGGTGAGTGAAACGGGCCTGAGTAAAACGACCACTCGGCGCTATCTGGAGCACTGCGTGGAGGCCGGTTTTTTAAGCGTGGAGATGCTGTACGGCAAGATTGGTCATCCGCGACGCATGTATCGCCGCAGTGCCGCGTAA
- a CDS encoding sensor histidine kinase, producing the protein MKVSFQIKLFISLVAFFSVLFALLGSYYYIDVGRQLYQEMSVRAKIQAEEIAIIPSLRKQVADKNIPAIHDFMQKLVARSDASFIVIGDNNGLHLYHSVFDDRVGKTLVGGDNAEVLQGKSTTTIRQGGLGISLRSKAPIFNENGQVIGVVSVGYLTSYLDSITVNKVVNILIAAVLLLLALFIFSWFFTRSIKKQIFSLEPREIGLLVRQQKAMMESIYEGVIAIDSNLRIEVINQAARKLLGLSLPARELRGQLIDEVIAPMPFFTRETMLKQDTHDEICHFNDLTVIASRVRIMLEDSLQGWVITFRDRNEIDSLSAQLSQVKRYVDNLRIMRHEQLNRMTTLSGLLHMGRYDEAIRYIQAQSEHAQELLDFISSRFSSPTLCGLLLGKAARAREKGVALRFDPACLMSQPFLPLAESEVISIIGNLLDNAIEATQRAPLPHEPVEVLILLNDRELIIEVADQGIGIKPEIRERIFERGITTKTRGDHGIGLYLIESYVTQAGGLIEIADNTPRGTIFSLFIPATGDARCTSQELEDTDYAT; encoded by the coding sequence ATGAAAGTATCATTCCAGATAAAACTTTTTATTTCACTGGTTGCCTTTTTCTCAGTGCTGTTTGCACTGCTCGGTAGCTATTATTATATCGACGTCGGTAGACAGCTATATCAAGAGATGAGTGTGCGGGCCAAAATACAGGCGGAAGAAATAGCCATCATTCCCAGCTTACGCAAACAGGTAGCCGATAAAAACATTCCGGCGATCCATGATTTCATGCAGAAATTAGTCGCCCGGAGCGACGCCAGCTTTATCGTTATTGGCGATAATAATGGTCTGCATTTATATCATTCTGTATTTGACGACCGGGTTGGCAAAACGCTGGTTGGCGGCGATAACGCGGAGGTGCTGCAGGGTAAAAGCACCACCACCATCCGCCAGGGCGGACTGGGCATTTCGTTGCGCAGCAAAGCCCCCATCTTTAATGAAAATGGCCAGGTTATCGGCGTTGTGTCGGTGGGGTATCTCACCAGCTACCTCGACAGCATTACCGTCAACAAAGTGGTCAACATTCTGATTGCGGCAGTGCTGTTGCTACTGGCGCTGTTTATCTTCTCCTGGTTTTTCACCCGCAGTATTAAAAAGCAGATTTTCTCGCTCGAACCGCGTGAGATTGGTCTGTTGGTCCGTCAGCAAAAAGCGATGATGGAGTCGATTTACGAAGGGGTGATTGCCATCGATAGCAATCTGCGCATAGAAGTGATTAATCAGGCGGCGAGAAAACTGCTCGGACTGAGCCTGCCCGCGCGTGAACTGCGTGGGCAACTCATTGATGAAGTGATCGCCCCGATGCCCTTTTTCACGCGTGAAACCATGCTCAAACAAGATACGCATGATGAGATCTGTCACTTTAACGATCTTACGGTGATCGCCAGCCGCGTGCGGATCATGCTGGAAGATTCGCTTCAGGGCTGGGTGATCACTTTCCGCGATCGCAATGAAATTGATTCACTCAGCGCCCAGTTAAGCCAGGTTAAGCGCTATGTCGATAACCTGCGCATCATGCGTCATGAACAGTTAAATCGTATGACCACCCTTTCCGGGCTTTTGCATATGGGCCGCTATGACGAAGCCATTCGCTATATTCAGGCTCAGTCCGAACACGCACAGGAACTGCTGGACTTTATCTCTTCACGCTTTAGCTCGCCTACGCTTTGCGGACTGCTGCTGGGTAAAGCCGCCCGCGCCCGGGAAAAAGGCGTGGCGCTGCGTTTTGACCCGGCCTGCCTAATGAGCCAGCCGTTTTTACCGCTGGCGGAATCTGAGGTGATTTCTATTATCGGCAACCTGTTGGATAACGCCATCGAAGCAACCCAACGCGCCCCGCTACCGCACGAACCGGTGGAGGTGCTGATCCTGCTTAACGACAGAGAGTTAATAATCGAAGTGGCCGATCAGGGGATCGGCATTAAACCGGAGATCCGCGAACGGATTTTTGAGCGAGGGATCACCACCAAAACGCGCGGCGATCATGGTATCGGGCTTTATCTTATCGAAAGCTACGTCACACAGGCTGGCGGCCTGATAGAAATTGCCGATAACACCCCGCGTGGCACTATTTTTTCGCTGTTCATTCCCGCCACGGGAGACGCCCGGTGTACCTCACAGGAACTGGAAGATACCGACTATGCAACATGA
- a CDS encoding 2-hydroxycarboxylate transporter family protein has product MSTTDDSFSVTHDPIEIQRPALKERWWHIMDTWKVGIIPLPLFVLAGVLIAIDCLGGKLPSDIVVMVATLAFFGFACGEFGKRLPIVGKLGAAAICATFIPSAMVYYGLLPDVVVESTTKFYKSTNILYLYICCIIVGSIMSMNRTVLIQGFLRIFFPMLCGEIVGMFVGMGVGMALGLEPFQIFFFIILPIMAGGVGEGAIPLSIGYATILHMDQGVALGRVLPMVMLGGLTAIIISGCLNQLGKRFPHLTGEGQLMPNRANAETQSAQPAFSGKTDVTTIASGALLAVLLYMLGMLGHKLIGLPAPVGMLFMAVLVKLCNGASPRLLEGSQVVYKFFQTSVTYPILFAVGVAITPWQELVNAFTVSNLLVIVSTVSALVATGFFVGKKIGMHPIDVAIVSCCQSGQGGTGDVAILTAGNRMSLMPFAQIATRIGGAINVAISLLVLGNFLV; this is encoded by the coding sequence ATGAGCACGACTGATGATTCATTCTCTGTTACCCACGACCCAATAGAAATTCAACGCCCGGCACTTAAAGAGCGCTGGTGGCATATTATGGATACCTGGAAAGTCGGCATTATTCCTCTGCCGCTGTTTGTACTTGCCGGGGTGCTTATCGCTATTGATTGCCTGGGCGGCAAACTGCCGAGCGATATCGTAGTGATGGTTGCAACGCTGGCATTTTTTGGCTTTGCCTGCGGTGAGTTTGGCAAGCGTCTGCCGATTGTCGGCAAACTGGGCGCGGCGGCAATTTGCGCCACCTTTATCCCTTCCGCGATGGTCTACTACGGCCTGCTGCCGGATGTGGTCGTGGAGTCGACCACCAAATTCTACAAATCCACCAACATTCTCTATCTCTACATCTGCTGCATTATCGTCGGCAGCATTATGAGCATGAACCGTACCGTGCTGATCCAGGGCTTCCTGCGCATCTTCTTCCCGATGCTGTGCGGTGAGATTGTCGGCATGTTCGTGGGAATGGGCGTCGGTATGGCGCTGGGTCTTGAACCGTTCCAAATCTTCTTCTTTATCATTCTGCCGATCATGGCGGGCGGCGTCGGTGAAGGGGCGATCCCACTGTCGATAGGCTACGCGACAATCTTGCATATGGATCAGGGCGTTGCGTTAGGTCGCGTCCTGCCAATGGTGATGCTGGGAGGCTTAACCGCCATCATTATCTCCGGCTGCTTAAACCAACTCGGCAAGCGCTTCCCACACCTGACCGGTGAAGGCCAATTAATGCCAAACCGCGCCAACGCAGAGACGCAATCAGCACAGCCTGCATTCTCTGGCAAAACCGACGTCACCACGATTGCTTCCGGCGCGCTGCTGGCGGTACTGCTCTACATGCTGGGGATGTTGGGTCACAAACTGATTGGCCTGCCAGCACCGGTTGGCATGCTGTTTATGGCCGTGCTGGTGAAACTGTGTAACGGGGCTTCTCCGCGCCTGCTGGAAGGTTCGCAGGTGGTGTACAAGTTCTTCCAGACCTCTGTGACCTACCCGATTCTGTTCGCCGTTGGTGTGGCTATCACGCCGTGGCAGGAACTGGTTAACGCCTTCACCGTCAGCAACCTGCTGGTTATCGTCAGCACCGTTTCTGCACTGGTTGCAACCGGCTTCTTCGTTGGCAAAAAAATCGGCATGCACCCGATTGATGTCGCCATCGTCTCCTGCTGCCAGAGCGGCCAGGGCGGTACCGGCGACGTGGCGATTCTGACCGCGGGTAACCGCATGAGTCTGATGCCGTTCGCGCAGATTGCTACCCGTATCGGTGGGGCGATTAACGTCGCTATCTCACTGCTGGTACTGGGCAACTTCCTCGTCTAA
- a CDS encoding fumarylacetoacetate hydrolase family protein — MKLASFIYQGVRSYGIVNAQGMIDLGRRLGDRYSDLKALLQGDGLAEATRYINDAADVPMDAVTFLPVIEHPEKILCVGMNYAGKRKEFDQHNPAPTLFVRFPDSQTAHNAPVLKPRHSREFDYEGELAVIIGQGGENISREDALRHVAGYSCYMDGSARDWQHTWFTAGKNWRQTGAFGPWMATADEIPDPHQLAIRTWLNGRMVQDDNTSSMIHKVAELIEYISTFTRLSPGDVIITGSPGGVGKKRNPPLFMQEGDRIEVEIEHIGHLSNIIMEAPANTLTAAH, encoded by the coding sequence ATGAAACTCGCAAGCTTTATCTATCAGGGCGTTCGCAGCTACGGCATCGTGAATGCGCAAGGGATGATTGATTTAGGTCGCCGTCTTGGCGACCGCTACAGCGACCTTAAAGCGCTGTTGCAGGGAGACGGGTTGGCGGAGGCCACCCGCTACATCAACGACGCGGCCGATGTACCGATGGATGCGGTCACCTTCCTGCCGGTGATTGAACACCCGGAGAAAATCCTCTGTGTTGGGATGAACTACGCCGGAAAACGCAAAGAGTTTGACCAGCATAACCCGGCACCGACGCTGTTTGTCCGCTTCCCGGACTCGCAAACGGCACACAACGCACCGGTACTGAAACCGCGCCACTCCCGCGAATTCGACTATGAAGGCGAACTGGCGGTGATTATCGGTCAAGGCGGCGAGAACATCAGCCGTGAAGATGCCTTGCGCCACGTAGCAGGTTACAGCTGCTACATGGACGGTTCGGCCCGTGACTGGCAGCACACGTGGTTTACCGCTGGCAAAAACTGGCGTCAGACCGGCGCGTTTGGCCCGTGGATGGCGACCGCGGACGAGATCCCCGACCCACATCAACTGGCAATCCGCACGTGGCTCAATGGCCGTATGGTGCAGGACGACAACACCAGCAGCATGATTCACAAAGTGGCGGAGTTGATTGAATACATCAGCACCTTCACTCGCTTGAGTCCGGGTGACGTGATCATCACCGGCTCCCCGGGCGGCGTGGGGAAAAAACGCAACCCGCCGCTGTTTATGCAAGAGGGCGACCGAATTGAGGTGGAAATCGAGCATATCGGCCATCTCAGCAACATCATCATGGAAGCGCCAGCGAACACGCTGACGGCAGCGCACTAA
- the citC gene encoding [citrate (pro-3S)-lyase] ligase: MHTQPPIDFRVTQVANNSDRLTPIRTLLVDSGLGLDSDITLFVEAWSGTTLMGCAGLAANVIKCVAVNERARGANLSARLLAEVENVALAQGYFHLFLCTRPCNKERFARSGFWPIAQSGNNAVLMENTPQGIERYCRMLSQKRQPGETVGAIVMNANPFTLGHRHLVEQAAKQCDWLHLFVVREDASFFPFRARLEMVRAGVAHLRNVTVHEGSQYIISRATFPAYFLKESGKVQQAWSEIDVLIFAQYIAPALGVTHRFIGSEPFCAVTHQYNQTLHSLLAGQVEVVEIPRVKMAGNAISASEVRRLLKTQQFSRIRDIVPESTFAHLEAHYSAEVA; encoded by the coding sequence ATGCATACGCAACCCCCTATCGACTTTCGGGTCACGCAAGTGGCGAATAATTCGGATCGTTTAACGCCTATCCGAACGCTGCTGGTCGACAGCGGCCTCGGGCTGGATAGCGATATTACGCTGTTCGTTGAAGCCTGGTCTGGCACGACGCTGATGGGGTGCGCGGGGCTGGCGGCAAACGTCATTAAGTGTGTCGCGGTGAATGAGCGTGCGCGTGGGGCGAATCTCAGCGCGCGTCTGCTGGCTGAGGTGGAAAACGTCGCGCTGGCGCAGGGCTATTTTCATCTCTTCCTGTGCACGCGTCCGTGTAACAAGGAGCGTTTCGCCCGCAGCGGTTTCTGGCCGATTGCGCAAAGCGGCAATAACGCGGTGCTGATGGAGAACACGCCGCAAGGCATTGAGCGTTACTGCCGCATGTTAAGTCAGAAGCGTCAGCCGGGGGAGACGGTGGGGGCGATTGTGATGAATGCGAATCCGTTCACGCTGGGTCATCGTCACCTGGTCGAACAGGCAGCAAAGCAGTGCGACTGGCTGCACCTGTTTGTGGTGCGCGAAGACGCATCGTTTTTCCCATTTCGCGCGCGCCTCGAAATGGTTCGTGCGGGCGTGGCGCATCTGCGCAACGTCACCGTGCATGAAGGCTCACAGTACATCATTTCCCGCGCCACTTTCCCGGCCTACTTTCTCAAAGAGTCCGGCAAAGTGCAGCAGGCATGGAGCGAAATCGACGTGCTGATTTTTGCTCAGTACATCGCGCCCGCCCTTGGGGTCACGCACCGTTTTATTGGTTCAGAGCCGTTTTGCGCCGTCACCCACCAATACAACCAGACGCTGCATTCGTTGCTTGCCGGGCAGGTTGAGGTGGTTGAAATTCCGCGCGTCAAGATGGCGGGCAATGCCATTTCGGCCTCGGAAGTACGCCGCTTACTTAAAACACAGCAGTTTTCTCGTATTCGGGACATTGTCCCGGAATCGACTTTCGCGCATCTCGAAGCACATTACAGCGCGGAAGTGGCATAA
- the citD gene encoding citrate lyase acyl carrier protein has translation MKIVREALAGTQESSDLMVKIAPADGELEIVIHSEVIKQFGEQIRQVVVETLRAMDVRQGLIIVEDKGALDCVIRARLQSAVLRATDTQQIAWGALQ, from the coding sequence ATGAAAATCGTAAGGGAGGCGCTGGCCGGAACGCAAGAGTCCAGCGACCTGATGGTGAAAATCGCCCCCGCCGACGGCGAGCTGGAGATTGTCATCCACAGTGAAGTGATTAAGCAGTTTGGCGAGCAAATCCGCCAGGTGGTGGTGGAAACGCTGCGCGCGATGGACGTGCGTCAGGGACTGATTATCGTTGAAGACAAAGGCGCGCTGGATTGTGTTATTCGTGCGCGTCTGCAAAGTGCGGTACTGCGTGCGACGGACACGCAACAAATTGCCTGGGGGGCACTGCAATGA
- the citE gene encoding citrate (pro-3S)-lyase subunit beta: MSTLRRSMLFLPGASAAMLSTAFIYRPDSIMFDLEDAVALREKDTARLLVFHALQHPMYQDIETVVRINPLSTPFGLLDLEAAVRGGVDVIRLPKTDTPEDIFELEGHLERIERECGREVGSTRVMAAIESAIGVINAVAIARSSPRLIGIALAAFDYVMDMQTERGDGTELFYARCAVLHAARAAGIDAFDVVWSDVNDEAGFLREVELIRKMGFNGKSLINPRQIDLLHNAYAPTQQEVDHAQRVIEAAEEGARNGLGVVSLNGKMVDAPIIDHAQRVLERAAASGVRR; this comes from the coding sequence ATGAGCACCTTACGCCGTAGCATGCTGTTCCTGCCAGGCGCCAGCGCCGCCATGCTCTCGACCGCGTTTATCTACCGACCAGACTCGATCATGTTCGACCTTGAAGATGCGGTGGCGCTGCGTGAGAAAGATACCGCGCGCCTGCTGGTCTTCCATGCCTTGCAGCACCCGATGTACCAGGACATTGAAACCGTTGTCCGTATCAACCCGCTGAGCACGCCGTTTGGTCTGCTGGATCTGGAAGCCGCGGTTCGTGGCGGTGTGGATGTGATTCGCCTGCCGAAAACCGACACTCCGGAAGATATCTTTGAACTGGAAGGCCATCTTGAGCGCATTGAACGCGAGTGTGGCCGCGAGGTGGGCTCAACCCGCGTGATGGCGGCGATTGAGTCAGCCATTGGCGTCATTAACGCCGTGGCGATTGCCCGCAGCTCGCCGCGTCTTATCGGTATTGCGCTGGCCGCATTTGATTACGTGATGGATATGCAGACCGAACGCGGTGACGGCACCGAGCTGTTTTACGCTCGCTGCGCCGTGCTGCACGCGGCTCGCGCTGCTGGTATCGATGCCTTCGACGTGGTGTGGTCAGACGTGAATGACGAAGCTGGCTTCCTGCGCGAAGTCGAGCTGATTCGCAAAATGGGCTTTAACGGTAAATCGCTGATTAACCCACGCCAGATTGACCTCTTACACAATGCCTACGCGCCAACTCAGCAGGAAGTTGACCATGCACAGCGCGTGATTGAAGCGGCAGAAGAGGGCGCACGTAATGGGCTGGGCGTGGTATCGCTCAACGGAAAAATGGTGGATGCGCCGATTATCGACCACGCGCAAAGGGTGCTCGAACGTGCGGCGGCTTCCGGCGTGCGTCGTTAA
- the citF gene encoding citrate lyase subunit alpha, translating to MNQTELLHENFPHLRALKPFTGAHSATPWLADMDAKHHRKLCESVEQAVQRSGLKDGMTISFHHAFREGDRVINSVVATLAQMGFKNLTLASSSLMTCNDALIEHIESGVITRIYTSGMRGKLADAISHGLMDEPVQIHSHGGRVKLLQDGELNIDVAFLGVPCSDEFGNANGTHGKSCCGSLGYAMVDAHFARKVVLLTEVLVPFPNMPASLVQDQVDYIVQVESVGDPAKISVGAARVTSNPRELMIARYAADVIEHSGYFTAGFSMQTGSGAAATACTRFMEEKMERSGVTARFALGGITGGLVDLHEKGLIEKLLDTQCFDGQAAASLARNPNHVEISTNVYANPGSKAASCDQLDVVILSALEIDVDFNVNVITGSDGVMRGASGGHCDVAAAANLTIVVAPLLRSRIPTVVKRVTTRLTPGESIDVLVTDHGIAVNPARPEIRERLLAAGLKIVDIDMLYARAVSLTGLPKPIEFTDKIVGVIRYRDGSVIDTVRQVKE from the coding sequence ATGAATCAGACAGAACTTCTTCATGAGAATTTTCCCCATCTTCGGGCGTTAAAACCGTTCACCGGTGCTCACAGCGCAACGCCGTGGCTGGCCGATATGGACGCAAAACATCACCGCAAACTGTGCGAGTCGGTGGAACAGGCCGTTCAACGCAGCGGCCTGAAAGATGGCATGACTATTTCGTTCCACCACGCTTTTCGCGAAGGCGATCGGGTGATTAATAGCGTAGTGGCGACATTAGCGCAGATGGGCTTTAAAAATCTGACGCTGGCTTCCAGCTCGCTAATGACCTGTAACGACGCGCTGATAGAGCATATCGAAAGCGGTGTTATCACCCGCATCTATACCTCCGGGATGCGCGGCAAGCTGGCGGATGCCATCTCCCACGGGCTGATGGATGAACCGGTGCAAATCCACTCACACGGTGGCCGCGTGAAACTGTTGCAAGACGGTGAGCTGAATATCGACGTGGCGTTTCTTGGCGTGCCATGCAGCGATGAGTTTGGCAACGCTAACGGCACCCACGGCAAGTCCTGCTGCGGCTCGCTGGGTTACGCGATGGTTGATGCCCACTTTGCGCGCAAGGTGGTGTTACTGACCGAAGTACTGGTGCCGTTCCCCAATATGCCCGCCAGCCTGGTGCAGGATCAGGTGGACTACATTGTGCAGGTTGAGAGCGTTGGCGACCCGGCGAAAATTAGCGTCGGCGCGGCGCGAGTCACCAGTAACCCGCGTGAGCTGATGATTGCCCGCTATGCAGCGGACGTTATCGAACACTCGGGCTACTTCACCGCCGGTTTTTCCATGCAGACCGGTTCTGGTGCGGCGGCAACCGCCTGTACGCGCTTTATGGAAGAAAAGATGGAGCGCAGCGGCGTCACGGCTCGCTTTGCGCTGGGCGGTATTACCGGCGGGCTGGTGGATCTGCATGAAAAAGGACTGATTGAAAAGCTGCTGGATACCCAGTGCTTTGATGGTCAGGCCGCGGCTTCACTGGCGCGTAACCCGAATCATGTTGAGATCTCGACGAATGTCTACGCCAATCCGGGAAGCAAAGCGGCCAGTTGCGACCAGCTTGATGTGGTGATCCTGAGTGCGCTGGAGATTGATGTCGATTTTAACGTTAACGTGATCACCGGTTCCGACGGCGTGATGCGCGGAGCTTCCGGCGGTCACTGCGACGTGGCAGCCGCTGCCAATCTGACCATCGTGGTCGCGCCATTGCTGCGCAGCCGTATCCCAACGGTGGTGAAACGCGTAACCACGCGCCTGACGCCGGGGGAGAGCATCGACGTGCTGGTCACCGACCATGGTATCGCGGTTAACCCAGCGCGCCCGGAAATCCGCGAGCGGTTGCTGGCGGCGGGGCTGAAAATCGTCGATATCGACATGCTCTATGCCCGTGCGGTTTCGCTGACCGGCCTGCCTAAACCGATTGAGTTCACCGATAAAATTGTCGGTGTGATCCGCTACCGTGACGGCAGCGTTATCGACACCGTTCGTCAGGTGAAGGAGTAA
- the citX gene encoding citrate lyase holo-[acyl-carrier protein] synthase codes for MTTMTPVRTGVSLEALLAAKESRAARQADWLTHYQQPIISLTLVTPGAVKNSQRYRNTMGVALQMCDQLLWQNGWTVLDRQVLWLPTGPEAMWCVAHQAPEMKAHCAALEQTHPLGRLWDLDVICPQAGHIGRLSLGRHLRRCLICDEPAHACSRSRKHPVDEVVACVEKMIDDWFHRD; via the coding sequence ATGACGACAATGACACCCGTACGCACGGGTGTCAGCCTGGAGGCGCTGCTGGCGGCGAAAGAGAGCCGTGCAGCGCGCCAGGCTGACTGGTTGACGCACTATCAACAACCGATTATCTCGCTCACGCTGGTGACGCCGGGTGCGGTCAAAAATAGTCAGCGCTACCGCAATACGATGGGGGTGGCGCTGCAAATGTGCGATCAGCTGCTGTGGCAAAACGGCTGGACGGTGCTTGACCGTCAGGTGCTGTGGTTGCCAACCGGGCCGGAAGCAATGTGGTGTGTGGCGCACCAAGCGCCGGAGATGAAAGCACACTGTGCGGCGCTTGAGCAGACTCACCCGCTAGGAAGGCTGTGGGATCTGGACGTCATCTGCCCGCAGGCCGGTCACATCGGACGGTTATCATTAGGACGGCATCTGCGCCGCTGTTTGATTTGCGATGAGCCTGCACATGCCTGTTCCCGCTCGCGTAAACATCCGGTGGATGAGGTTGTGGCCTGCGTGGAGAAGATGATTGATGATTGGTTCCATCGCGACTAA
- the citG gene encoding triphosphoribosyl-dephospho-CoA synthase CitG, whose amino-acid sequence MIGSIATKPRVIDVPALAEEALWQELELTPKPGLVDLRNNGAHRDMDHALFVRSIAAITPWFSRFAELGGTYAHLPASEQLRLIRPMGIACEQAMYAATGGVNTHKGGIFALGLLCFAAGRLGEVNQASLCHEVSAICQGLVARELEERTTQATAGERQFHQFGLTGARGEAQSGFATVRRVLPGWHCAHPHMLLLRLMATNQDSNLVSRGGISGLRYVQEYAQRLLAQGWDERALAVMDDALIARNLSPGGSADLLSVGWVLSGVTPSP is encoded by the coding sequence ATGATTGGTTCCATCGCGACTAAACCGCGCGTCATTGACGTGCCTGCCCTCGCTGAAGAGGCGCTGTGGCAAGAGCTGGAGTTGACGCCAAAACCGGGGCTTGTTGACCTGCGGAATAATGGCGCACACCGGGATATGGACCATGCGCTGTTCGTGCGTAGCATTGCAGCGATTACCCCGTGGTTTTCGCGCTTTGCCGAGCTAGGGGGCACTTATGCGCACCTGCCTGCAAGCGAACAGCTCCGGCTGATTCGGCCAATGGGTATCGCTTGTGAACAGGCGATGTATGCGGCAACGGGCGGGGTGAATACCCATAAAGGCGGCATCTTCGCGCTGGGGTTATTGTGTTTTGCTGCCGGGCGTCTGGGAGAGGTCAATCAGGCGAGTTTGTGCCATGAAGTGAGCGCAATTTGCCAGGGGCTGGTGGCGCGTGAACTGGAGGAACGCACGACGCAAGCGACCGCTGGGGAGCGGCAGTTTCATCAGTTTGGTCTGACCGGCGCTCGCGGAGAGGCACAGAGCGGGTTTGCGACGGTGCGCCGCGTGTTACCCGGTTGGCATTGCGCGCATCCTCATATGCTACTGCTGCGCCTGATGGCGACGAATCAGGACAGTAATCTGGTATCGCGTGGTGGGATAAGCGGGCTGCGTTATGTACAGGAATATGCGCAACGGCTGCTGGCGCAGGGGTGGGATGAGCGTGCGTTAGCGGTGATGGATGATGCGCTGATTGCGCGGAATTTAAGTCCTGGGGGCAGTGCGGATTTGCTGTCGGTGGGATGGGTGTTGTCTGGAGTAACCCCCTCACCCTAA